Proteins from a single region of bacterium BMS3Abin14:
- the divK_1 gene encoding polar-differentiation response regulator DivK has product MWALLSDAYTVLEALDGRSGVDQARRHQPNIILMDIGLPVMDGFAALAEIREDEALSRIPIVAVTASAMKGDRERIIARGFNGYISKPINEEILRKTLHEALYGNE; this is encoded by the coding sequence TTGTGGGCGCTGCTTTCCGATGCCTATACCGTCCTCGAAGCGCTTGATGGGCGGTCAGGCGTCGACCAGGCCCGGCGGCATCAGCCCAATATCATCCTGATGGATATTGGGCTGCCCGTCATGGACGGCTTCGCCGCGCTGGCGGAGATCAGAGAGGACGAAGCGCTGAGCCGCATCCCGATTGTGGCCGTCACCGCCAGTGCGATGAAAGGTGATCGGGAGCGGATTATCGCCCGAGGCTTTAACGGCTACATCTCCAAGCCGATTAACGAGGAAATTCTCCGAAAAACCCTGCACGAGGCGCTTTATGGAAATGAATGA
- the cheR2_2 gene encoding chemotaxis protein methyltransferase Cher2 codes for MKRGLNRIIRVMDQAYGRDISPYDETFLAKSIDRRLAAAGVKTFSAYGAYLSENRAEAEVLSDSLNISYSEFFRNPLTFALMEQLILPDLVEKKSRNNRGEIRILVAGCAGGQEAYSIAILAEEATAVREDPVLCRIFAVDLSKTELARAQAGSYSTEDVGNVCLRRLNACFSRRKNSFIVAPRIRKRVIFSLYDLLDKHTTSPPDSIFGDFDLVLCCNVLLYYRPETQRLILDKIRRCLSPGGYLVVGWTEHQIVKSAGGFRSAFPPATVFRPTHKGG; via the coding sequence ATGAAAAGGGGTCTGAACAGGATCATTCGGGTGATGGACCAAGCGTATGGACGTGATATTTCCCCTTATGATGAAACGTTCCTGGCAAAATCGATTGACAGAAGGTTGGCTGCCGCCGGGGTGAAGACTTTCTCAGCCTACGGCGCCTACTTATCTGAAAACCGCGCGGAGGCGGAAGTCCTTTCCGATTCACTGAACATCTCATACAGCGAGTTCTTCCGGAACCCGCTTACCTTTGCCCTGATGGAACAACTCATCCTGCCCGACCTTGTCGAGAAAAAAAGCCGAAACAACCGCGGCGAGATCAGAATCCTGGTGGCGGGATGCGCAGGCGGCCAGGAAGCCTATTCCATCGCCATCCTGGCGGAGGAAGCGACGGCGGTACGGGAGGATCCGGTGCTGTGCCGGATCTTTGCCGTCGACCTGTCGAAAACTGAACTGGCCCGTGCGCAAGCGGGGAGTTACAGCACCGAGGACGTCGGGAACGTCTGTCTGCGCCGTCTCAACGCCTGTTTTTCCCGGCGAAAGAACTCTTTTATTGTCGCCCCCCGGATCAGGAAGCGCGTGATTTTCTCGCTTTACGATCTGCTGGACAAACACACAACCTCTCCGCCGGATAGTATTTTCGGCGACTTCGACCTGGTGTTGTGCTGCAACGTCCTTCTCTACTACAGGCCTGAGACTCAGCGCCTCATTCTGGACAAGATACGGCGATGCCTGTCGCCGGGTGGATATCTGGTCGTCGGCTGGACAGAGCACCAAATTGTTAAGAGCGCCGGCGGTTTCCGCTCCGCGTTCCCACCCGCGACCGTGTTTCGACCAACTCACAAGGGGGGATAA
- the xpkA gene encoding xylulose-5-phosphate phosphoketolase, whose product MKTKTLSPGLLHRMDAYWRAANYLGVGQIYLYDNPLLKRPLTIEDVKHMLLGHWGTTPGQNFIYVHLNRVIKKYVLDMIYVSGPGHGGPAVVANTYLEGTYSEIYPDISRDEAGLRKLFIQFSFPGGIPSHASPECPGSIHEGGELGYSLSHSFGAVFDNPDLIVACVIGDGEAETGPLATSWHSNKFLDPATDGAVLPILHLNGYKISNPTVPARISREELEQLLRGYGWTPYFVEGHEPEPMHEAMAMALDTAIEKIKKIQQDARIHGNLARPRWPMIVLNSPKGWTGPEMVDGLQVEGTFRSHQVPLSNPAAHPEQLELLEEWLRSYRPEELFDKQGCLKPELAELAPRGERRMGANPHANGGILLRDLRMPDFRNYAVEVPSPGAPGIGDTHVLGRFLRDVVKQNSEQRNFRVFGPDETISNGLEALFEVTKRQWDAATVPNDEFLAASGRVVEMLSEHQCEGWLEGYLLTGRHGLFNCYEAFIHIIDSMFNQHAKWLKVTAGLPWRRKIASLNYLLTSHVWRQDHNGFTHQDPGFIDHVVNKKAEVVRVYLPPDANCLLSVMDHCLRSRHYVNVVIAGKHPAPQWLTMDDAVKHCTEGIGIWPWAGNDHGAAPDVVMACCGDVPTLETLAAVSIMRKHFPELKIRVVNVVDLMKLQPQTEHPHGLSDMDFDELFTRDKPVIFAFHAYPWLIHRLTYRRTNHDNIHVRGYKEEGTITTPFDMTVLNDLDRFHLVMDVIDRLPQTGDKGIDLKSRLKDKLIEHRQYINRHGQDMPEIRNWEWGSPAAADYPL is encoded by the coding sequence ATGAAGACAAAAACCCTTTCTCCGGGACTGCTCCACAGAATGGATGCTTACTGGCGTGCTGCAAACTATCTGGGGGTCGGCCAGATTTATCTATACGACAATCCGCTGCTGAAGCGTCCGCTGACAATCGAGGATGTGAAGCACATGCTTCTGGGACACTGGGGCACGACTCCCGGACAGAACTTTATTTACGTACACTTGAACCGGGTCATCAAAAAATACGTCCTCGACATGATTTACGTTTCCGGCCCAGGGCACGGCGGCCCGGCGGTCGTGGCCAACACTTATCTCGAGGGCACTTACAGCGAGATATATCCCGACATCAGCCGGGATGAGGCCGGGCTTCGGAAGCTCTTTATCCAGTTTTCGTTTCCCGGAGGAATCCCGAGCCACGCATCCCCGGAGTGCCCCGGCTCGATTCACGAGGGCGGTGAGCTGGGCTATTCGCTCAGCCATTCGTTCGGGGCTGTGTTCGACAATCCCGATCTCATCGTCGCCTGCGTCATCGGCGACGGCGAGGCGGAAACAGGTCCACTGGCCACCTCATGGCATTCGAACAAGTTCCTCGATCCGGCAACCGACGGCGCGGTGCTGCCCATCCTTCATCTGAACGGTTACAAGATTTCCAACCCCACTGTTCCTGCCCGCATCTCCCGCGAGGAATTGGAACAACTACTTCGCGGTTACGGGTGGACGCCCTACTTTGTCGAAGGCCACGAGCCCGAGCCGATGCATGAGGCCATGGCCATGGCCCTCGATACAGCGATAGAAAAGATCAAAAAAATCCAGCAGGACGCCCGCATCCACGGCAATTTAGCACGTCCGCGCTGGCCGATGATCGTTCTCAATTCACCCAAGGGGTGGACGGGGCCGGAAATGGTCGATGGACTCCAGGTTGAAGGCACCTTCCGTTCACACCAGGTGCCGCTCTCCAACCCTGCCGCCCATCCCGAACAGCTTGAGCTGTTGGAAGAATGGCTGAGAAGCTACCGGCCGGAGGAACTCTTCGATAAACAGGGCTGTCTGAAACCGGAGCTGGCCGAACTTGCTCCCAGGGGCGAGCGGCGCATGGGGGCGAATCCCCACGCCAACGGCGGCATTTTGCTCCGCGACCTGCGGATGCCGGATTTCCGAAACTACGCTGTTGAGGTGCCCTCCCCTGGGGCTCCCGGCATCGGGGACACGCATGTCCTCGGGCGTTTCCTGCGCGACGTGGTAAAGCAGAACAGTGAGCAGCGGAATTTCCGGGTCTTTGGCCCTGACGAAACGATCTCCAACGGCCTGGAGGCTCTCTTTGAGGTGACCAAGCGCCAATGGGACGCTGCGACTGTGCCGAACGACGAATTTCTGGCGGCCAGCGGACGCGTGGTGGAAATGCTCAGCGAGCACCAGTGCGAGGGCTGGCTCGAGGGCTATCTGCTCACCGGGAGGCATGGACTCTTCAACTGCTACGAGGCATTTATCCACATCATCGATTCCATGTTCAACCAGCACGCCAAGTGGCTGAAGGTAACTGCGGGTCTCCCGTGGCGGCGGAAGATAGCTTCGTTAAACTACCTGCTGACCTCGCATGTCTGGCGTCAGGACCACAACGGCTTTACGCACCAGGACCCCGGTTTCATCGACCACGTCGTTAACAAAAAAGCCGAGGTTGTGCGCGTTTACCTACCACCGGATGCAAACTGCCTGCTGTCGGTGATGGACCACTGTCTGAGAAGCCGCCATTACGTCAACGTCGTGATCGCGGGCAAGCACCCGGCACCGCAGTGGCTGACGATGGACGATGCCGTCAAGCACTGCACCGAGGGAATCGGCATCTGGCCGTGGGCCGGCAACGACCATGGCGCTGCGCCCGATGTGGTCATGGCCTGCTGTGGCGACGTGCCCACGTTGGAGACGCTCGCCGCCGTTTCTATTATGCGCAAGCACTTCCCCGAGCTGAAAATCCGGGTGGTCAATGTCGTCGACCTCATGAAGCTGCAGCCGCAAACCGAGCACCCCCACGGACTCTCCGACATGGATTTCGACGAACTCTTCACCAGGGACAAGCCCGTAATCTTTGCCTTCCATGCCTACCCGTGGTTGATCCATCGACTGACCTACCGCCGCACCAACCATGACAATATCCACGTTCGCGGCTATAAGGAAGAAGGCACCATCACCACGCCCTTCGACATGACTGTGCTCAACGACCTGGACCGCTTCCATCTGGTGATGGACGTCATCGACCGGCTGCCGCAGACCGGGGACAAAGGCATCGACCTGAAGAGCCGGCTTAAAGACAAGCTCATCGAGCACAGGCAATACATCAATCGCCACGGCCAGGACATGCCGGAAATCCGAAACTGGGAATGGGGCAGCCCAGCTGCAGCGGACTACCCTCTTTAA
- a CDS encoding branched-chain amino acid transport protein yields the protein MRHELVIAFAGMTLATYLTRSLFTVLVAKVRISPFWERVLSHVPLAVLTAFVVPYLFASTGEGTSALSPYLLAGAATLFLSYRTRNILLSAASGIVLFMILVRLFPL from the coding sequence ATGCGGCATGAGCTTGTCATCGCCTTCGCCGGGATGACGCTGGCCACCTACCTGACCCGGTCCCTTTTCACCGTTCTCGTGGCGAAGGTACGCATTTCCCCTTTCTGGGAGAGGGTGCTTTCCCACGTCCCTCTGGCTGTGCTGACCGCCTTCGTGGTCCCGTACCTGTTCGCTTCCACCGGCGAGGGAACATCCGCTTTAAGCCCCTATCTGCTCGCGGGAGCTGCGACCCTTTTCCTTTCCTACCGTACGAGGAACATCCTGCTATCCGCGGCTTCCGGGATCGTCCTCTTCATGATTCTCGTCCGGCTCTTCCCCCTGTAA
- the acrC gene encoding acryloyl-CoA reductase has product MNRINGFVEKEAKELTRQIAKERIAPGAGERDKNSVFPREAMQTLGESGILGMVVAENLGGAGASRTTLASVTSELGGACASTALVVLSHLIAEKAVEVAATDLTKNKWLPLMESGQALGAFAVHEANSGSNAGAITTTAKKDGDHYIVNGSKFFITSAGEADVYLVLVRTEPGKGPQGMSALLIEKDARGFSFGNPEDKMGLRSSSSREMFFTDCLVPVENLLGIEGEGLQVIGQSVIGWGFFGAAGISVGIAQAAVDLAVHHAKERTIAGQPIGVHQAVQSMIADMIVQSEAARALLAYGAGKADASPASANINGYKAKLFASETAVEVTNKAIQVMGGHGYCRDYTVERLFRDARGLMLHFKTSEWLRQDVAKAALGL; this is encoded by the coding sequence ATGAATCGGATAAACGGCTTCGTTGAGAAGGAGGCAAAGGAACTCACCAGGCAGATCGCCAAGGAGCGGATCGCCCCAGGGGCCGGCGAGAGAGACAAGAACAGCGTTTTCCCGCGGGAGGCAATGCAAACCCTCGGGGAAAGCGGTATCCTTGGAATGGTTGTTGCCGAAAACCTCGGTGGTGCCGGAGCGAGCCGGACGACCCTCGCTTCAGTGACAAGCGAACTTGGCGGAGCATGCGCCTCAACGGCGCTGGTGGTTTTGTCCCACCTCATCGCGGAAAAGGCCGTCGAGGTCGCCGCAACGGATCTCACCAAAAACAAATGGCTTCCACTGATGGAATCCGGCCAGGCGCTGGGGGCCTTCGCCGTGCACGAAGCTAACAGTGGCAGCAACGCCGGAGCGATCACTACAACGGCGAAGAAGGACGGCGATCATTACATCGTCAACGGTTCGAAGTTCTTCATTACGTCGGCGGGGGAGGCGGACGTCTACCTGGTGCTCGTCAGGACAGAACCGGGAAAGGGACCCCAGGGAATGAGTGCGCTGCTTATCGAAAAAGACGCCCGTGGGTTCTCGTTTGGGAATCCTGAAGACAAGATGGGCCTCAGAAGCTCTTCGTCGCGGGAAATGTTCTTCACGGATTGTCTCGTGCCGGTGGAAAATCTTTTGGGAATCGAAGGCGAAGGTCTACAGGTCATCGGTCAAAGTGTCATTGGCTGGGGGTTCTTCGGTGCCGCCGGCATATCGGTCGGCATCGCCCAAGCGGCGGTTGATCTGGCCGTGCACCATGCCAAAGAACGTACGATTGCCGGGCAGCCGATCGGTGTTCACCAGGCCGTTCAATCCATGATTGCGGACATGATCGTCCAGTCGGAGGCGGCCAGGGCACTGCTCGCCTACGGTGCCGGCAAAGCGGATGCTTCGCCGGCTTCCGCCAATATCAACGGTTACAAGGCCAAATTATTTGCCTCCGAGACCGCCGTGGAAGTAACCAACAAGGCCATACAGGTCATGGGCGGGCACGGGTATTGCCGAGACTACACCGTCGAGAGGCTTTTCCGGGATGCACGGGGCCTCATGCTTCATTTCAAGACATCGGAATGGCTCCGCCAGGACGTCGCCAAGGCAGCCTTGGGACTATGA
- the ygaZ gene encoding inner membrane protein YgaZ gives MNTVTVKRNNLLHLWHGFRDFLPIGLIVFSYAIVFGALAMKSGLTIPEASLMSLTVFAGASQFLALPMIQNGASVWTLTSMALMVNMRHLLYGLNIGKKYSGASPLKLLGLSFGIVDETYAFNTIGPGRKITSIPYFMGTALCGYVVWNTGTVLGAMAGRWTSILKAEGLDFAMLAVFISMIGSSIGDRRDWSILVCSGLAALAISRFAGGYWHLFVVGLAIPLAFAVLTKEGKNAA, from the coding sequence TTGAACACCGTGACAGTTAAAAGAAACAATCTGCTGCACCTGTGGCATGGATTCAGGGACTTTTTGCCCATCGGGCTCATCGTTTTCTCCTATGCCATCGTCTTCGGCGCCCTGGCCATGAAAAGTGGGCTGACGATCCCGGAGGCTTCCCTGATGTCCTTGACCGTATTCGCCGGGGCATCCCAGTTCCTGGCCCTGCCCATGATCCAGAACGGCGCGTCCGTCTGGACCCTTACCTCCATGGCCCTCATGGTCAACATGCGCCACCTCCTTTACGGCCTTAACATCGGGAAGAAGTACTCCGGCGCCTCTCCACTGAAGCTTCTGGGCCTGTCCTTCGGGATCGTTGACGAGACCTACGCCTTCAACACCATCGGGCCAGGGAGGAAGATTACCTCTATCCCCTACTTCATGGGAACCGCCCTGTGCGGCTATGTCGTCTGGAACACCGGGACCGTGCTCGGAGCGATGGCGGGACGATGGACGTCCATCCTGAAGGCCGAGGGCCTTGATTTCGCCATGCTGGCTGTGTTCATTTCCATGATCGGGTCCTCCATCGGTGACCGGCGGGACTGGAGCATTCTGGTGTGCTCAGGCCTCGCTGCTTTGGCCATTAGCCGGTTTGCAGGGGGGTACTGGCACCTTTTCGTAGTTGGGTTGGCGATCCCCCTGGCGTTCGCCGTTTTAACGAAAGAGGGAAAAAATGCGGCATGA
- the barA gene encoding signal transduction histidine-protein kinase BarA: MNLKGTASSLANAMSRETGARAFFRELLQGLMEPTGSLSGAVYILNRQKTEFEHFESIGLSGDGRASFSASTREGEFGAALATGRIQRVTDIPGDTRFSFVAVSGELKPREIVTIPVLSDEGATAMVSLASVHVYTESALRLLDEIWDSLNARVNGVLAFRRIQDYAERLESQNRELETQKKEMAAQTDELTEMNTELELQKRQLDEANRLKSSFLSNMSHELRTPLNSVIALSNVLGRRLAKTIPEEEYGYLDVIERNGKQLLALINDILDISRIEAVQEKITLGHFSIRTLVSEITDMLEPQSQEKGIALLNQVGDDLPPVVSDPDKCRQPANLVGAAFRCLYRPRSA, from the coding sequence TTGAACCTGAAAGGGACCGCTTCGTCGCTCGCCAACGCAATGTCCCGTGAAACCGGGGCGCGCGCATTCTTCCGGGAACTGCTCCAGGGACTCATGGAGCCTACCGGCTCCCTGAGCGGGGCCGTTTACATACTGAACCGGCAGAAGACCGAGTTCGAGCATTTCGAGTCCATCGGCCTTTCCGGGGACGGACGCGCCTCGTTCTCGGCCTCGACACGCGAGGGCGAGTTCGGCGCGGCACTGGCCACGGGCCGGATCCAGCGGGTTACCGACATCCCCGGTGATACACGTTTTTCCTTTGTCGCGGTCAGCGGGGAGTTAAAGCCGCGGGAAATTGTGACCATTCCGGTGCTTTCGGATGAGGGGGCCACGGCGATGGTGTCCCTGGCATCCGTCCACGTCTATACCGAATCGGCCCTGAGGCTGCTGGACGAAATCTGGGACAGTCTGAACGCCCGCGTGAACGGCGTACTTGCCTTCCGGCGGATCCAGGATTACGCGGAGCGGCTTGAATCCCAGAACCGGGAACTGGAAACCCAGAAGAAGGAGATGGCCGCGCAGACTGACGAACTGACGGAGATGAACACGGAGTTGGAGCTGCAAAAGCGGCAACTGGACGAGGCCAATCGGCTCAAAAGCAGTTTTCTTTCAAACATGAGCCACGAACTGCGCACGCCGCTCAACTCGGTGATCGCTCTATCGAACGTACTGGGCCGCCGGTTGGCAAAGACCATCCCCGAAGAGGAATACGGCTATCTGGACGTGATCGAACGCAACGGTAAACAGCTCCTGGCGCTGATCAACGACATCCTCGACATCTCCCGCATCGAAGCCGTCCAGGAAAAGATCACCCTCGGTCATTTTTCCATCAGGACCCTGGTCAGCGAAATTACGGACATGCTCGAACCCCAGTCGCAGGAAAAGGGCATTGCTCTCCTCAATCAGGTTGGAGACGACCTGCCGCCGGTCGTCTCCGATCCCGACAAGTGCCGACAACCTGCAAACCTTGTGGGCGCTGCTTTCCGATGCCTATACCGTCCTCGAAGCGCTTGA
- the pgm gene encoding phosphoglucomutase: MKTDPLAGKPVEPGMLVDIPRLITAYYTEVPDPAFPAQRVAFGTSGHRGTPFDRSFNENHILAITQAICLYRNTQGTDGPLFLGIDTHALSTPACTTALEVLAANGVEVMIAEGDEYTPTPVISHAILTFNRGRKAGLADGIVVTPSHNPPSDGGFKYNPPNGGPADTAATAWIEEKANKFLKSRLDGVKRVTPANALNASTTRRHDYLGAYIADLENVVDMETIRGAHLTMGVDPLGGSGVHYWGRIADRYGLNIDVVNETVDPTFRFMTADWDGQIRMDPSSVYAMRRLIGMKDRFDLSFACDTDHDRHGIVTRSEGLLPPNHYLSVVIFYLFQHRPKWRREAAVGKTVVSSRMIDRVAEKLGRKLYEVPVGFKWFVDGLLDGSLGFAGEESAGASFARLDGTVWTTDKDGIIPALLAAEITARMGRDPGEIYHELTREFGDPAYARIDAPATPDQKKLLAKLSPQQVTLSELGGEKIQAVLTHAPGNDAPIGGLKVIAESGWFAARPSGTEDIYKIYAESFLGTDHLRRIQEEAQAIVNDTLASDAGRIDP, from the coding sequence ATGAAAACAGACCCTCTCGCGGGAAAACCGGTGGAACCAGGGATGCTGGTGGACATACCAAGGCTAATCACGGCCTACTACACTGAGGTCCCAGACCCCGCTTTCCCGGCACAGCGGGTGGCGTTCGGCACCTCCGGACATCGAGGCACTCCCTTTGACAGGTCCTTCAACGAAAACCACATCCTGGCGATCACCCAGGCTATCTGCCTCTATCGAAATACGCAGGGAACAGACGGCCCGCTTTTTCTGGGAATCGACACCCACGCGCTTTCGACCCCAGCCTGCACAACCGCCCTCGAGGTCCTTGCGGCAAACGGCGTCGAGGTGATGATCGCAGAAGGGGACGAATATACGCCCACACCGGTGATCTCCCATGCGATCCTGACCTTCAATCGGGGCCGGAAGGCCGGGCTCGCCGACGGAATAGTGGTCACACCCTCGCACAACCCGCCGTCCGATGGAGGCTTCAAATACAACCCGCCCAATGGCGGACCGGCCGACACGGCAGCAACCGCATGGATCGAGGAAAAGGCCAACAAGTTTCTCAAATCCCGGCTGGACGGCGTGAAGCGGGTAACGCCGGCCAACGCCCTCAACGCCTCCACGACCCGCCGGCACGACTATCTTGGCGCCTACATCGCAGATCTCGAGAACGTGGTTGATATGGAGACCATACGCGGGGCGCATCTAACCATGGGAGTTGATCCCCTGGGCGGTTCAGGCGTCCATTACTGGGGACGAATAGCCGATCGCTACGGCCTGAACATCGATGTGGTCAACGAAACCGTGGATCCCACGTTCCGCTTTATGACCGCGGATTGGGACGGCCAGATACGGATGGACCCCTCATCGGTCTACGCGATGCGGCGATTGATAGGCATGAAGGACCGCTTCGATCTTTCCTTCGCCTGCGATACCGACCATGATCGGCACGGCATCGTCACACGAAGTGAAGGGTTGCTCCCGCCCAACCACTATCTGTCCGTCGTGATCTTTTACCTCTTTCAACACCGGCCGAAGTGGCGCAGGGAAGCGGCGGTGGGCAAAACCGTGGTGAGCAGCCGGATGATCGACCGCGTCGCCGAGAAGCTCGGTCGGAAGCTCTACGAGGTACCGGTGGGTTTCAAGTGGTTCGTTGACGGTCTGCTCGACGGTTCGCTTGGGTTCGCCGGGGAAGAAAGTGCGGGGGCTTCCTTCGCCCGCCTGGACGGCACCGTCTGGACGACGGACAAGGATGGGATTATCCCGGCTTTGCTGGCGGCAGAGATCACCGCCCGCATGGGCAGGGATCCCGGCGAGATATACCATGAACTAACGCGCGAGTTCGGTGATCCTGCCTATGCCCGCATCGATGCGCCGGCAACTCCGGATCAAAAGAAACTTCTGGCAAAACTTTCGCCGCAGCAGGTAACTCTCTCCGAACTGGGGGGCGAAAAGATCCAGGCCGTCCTCACTCACGCGCCGGGCAACGACGCGCCCATCGGCGGATTGAAGGTAATTGCCGAAAGCGGATGGTTCGCAGCGCGCCCGTCAGGGACCGAGGATATCTACAAGATCTACGCGGAGAGCTTCCTTGGAACGGATCATCTGCGCCGCATTCAGGAGGAAGCCCAGGCCATCGTAAACGATACTCTGGCATCCGACGCAGGGAGGATTGACCCATGA
- the ybaT gene encoding inner membrane transport protein YbaT yields the protein MSKAGDGKIGLWGVVAIGVGGMVGGGIFAVLGLAVQLAHGGTPAAFAIAGVVALLTTYSYAKLSVAYPSRGGTVTFLDRVFGSGMLTGSLNVLLWLSYIVMLSLYAFAFGSYGATFLPVTWQVIGKHTLISLSVITIAGLNLLSAELIGKAEGWIVGLKVTILLFFVGAGLAGVNTSQVAPSSWSPPLQLAAGGMIIFLAYEGFELIANTAQDVRDAARTLPRAYYIAVGFVIGLYVLVSLVTVGNLTVDKIVAAKDYALAEAARPFLGQAGFTLIAIAAMLSTASAINATLYGAARLSYCIARDGELPAILERKVWGGPMEGLLITAGLTLFVANIFDLTSIATLGSGGFLMIFAAVNAANARHAAHTNSHGWISSVGAVACLLALGALVWQTFMTAPAKLWVLAAMVSLAVMIEGGYRLAKREIRLRE from the coding sequence ATGAGCAAAGCAGGTGATGGAAAGATCGGGTTGTGGGGGGTGGTTGCCATCGGCGTCGGCGGGATGGTCGGGGGCGGGATTTTTGCTGTGCTGGGTCTGGCGGTGCAACTGGCCCACGGCGGAACACCGGCGGCCTTTGCGATTGCGGGTGTGGTGGCGCTACTGACAACGTATTCGTATGCGAAGCTTTCGGTGGCCTATCCAAGCCGCGGCGGAACGGTCACGTTTCTGGATCGTGTTTTCGGGTCAGGCATGTTGACCGGCAGCCTGAACGTCCTGCTGTGGCTGAGTTATATCGTGATGCTGTCGCTGTATGCGTTCGCGTTCGGGAGTTACGGTGCAACGTTTTTGCCGGTGACATGGCAAGTGATCGGCAAACACACGTTGATTAGTCTCAGTGTGATTACAATTGCCGGATTGAACCTGCTCAGCGCCGAGTTGATCGGCAAAGCGGAGGGCTGGATCGTAGGATTGAAAGTGACGATCCTGCTGTTTTTCGTCGGCGCGGGTCTTGCCGGCGTCAACACTTCCCAGGTCGCACCAAGCTCCTGGTCGCCTCCACTGCAGTTGGCGGCGGGCGGGATGATCATTTTTTTGGCCTACGAGGGGTTTGAGTTAATAGCCAATACGGCGCAAGATGTACGAGACGCAGCGCGGACGCTGCCGCGCGCGTATTACATTGCGGTTGGGTTTGTAATCGGATTGTACGTGCTGGTATCGCTCGTCACGGTGGGCAATCTCACCGTGGACAAGATCGTGGCGGCCAAGGATTACGCTTTGGCAGAGGCGGCTCGGCCATTTCTAGGACAAGCCGGCTTCACGCTGATCGCAATAGCGGCAATGTTATCCACCGCTTCCGCGATCAACGCCACGCTTTACGGCGCAGCGCGTCTGAGTTACTGCATCGCGCGCGACGGCGAATTGCCTGCAATCCTGGAACGTAAAGTGTGGGGTGGACCGATGGAGGGCCTGTTGATTACCGCCGGCCTGACGCTGTTCGTGGCCAATATATTCGATCTGACGAGCATTGCGACGCTGGGCAGCGGAGGGTTTCTAATGATCTTCGCCGCGGTGAACGCCGCCAATGCGCGGCACGCGGCGCATACCAACAGCCACGGCTGGATTTCATCAGTCGGCGCTGTCGCATGCCTCCTGGCTTTGGGCGCGTTGGTTTGGCAGACATTCATGACCGCACCCGCAAAGTTATGGGTGCTGGCAGCGATGGTCTCGTTGGCGGTGATGATCGAGGGCGGTTACCGGCTGGCGAAACGGGAGATCCGATTGCGTGAATAG
- the nmtR gene encoding HTH-type transcriptional regulator NmtR has translation MDGARQAELFKVLSVESRIRIIDLLKQKGPLGVSELSEAIGITPSAVSQHLKVLRYAGLVSSERKGYCLPYEIDPAALEQCGELLTDVCNCRCRDDSRFRGSGMEKADSRLSQLKKYERKLKKELEGVQSRIKVIKSE, from the coding sequence ATGGACGGAGCCAGGCAAGCCGAACTCTTCAAGGTCCTGAGTGTTGAGTCCCGTATCAGGATTATCGATTTGCTGAAGCAAAAAGGCCCTCTTGGGGTCAGCGAGCTGTCCGAAGCCATTGGCATCACCCCTTCGGCTGTTTCGCAGCATCTGAAGGTCCTCCGATACGCCGGGTTAGTCAGCAGTGAACGGAAAGGATACTGCCTGCCATACGAAATCGATCCAGCCGCTTTGGAACAGTGTGGGGAACTCCTTACCGATGTTTGTAACTGCAGATGCAGGGACGATAGCCGGTTCCGGGGGTCGGGTATGGAGAAGGCGGATAGCAGGCTATCCCAGTTGAAGAAATACGAACGGAAACTCAAGAAGGAGCTTGAGGGAGTACAGTCCAGGATCAAGGTGATCAAGTCGGAGTAG